The following coding sequences lie in one Terriglobales bacterium genomic window:
- a CDS encoding response regulator: protein MARILCVDDEPSILSLKCSILEGAGHEVTAALSAHDAVERLARAAYDLVITDWRLGNASGQAVVEAAKARARTPVIVVSGFLAEAAAAQPRADLYLEKPLPPQRLVEAVNRLLKPDGEPEGGRVRGKGIG, encoded by the coding sequence ATGGCGCGCATCCTGTGCGTGGACGACGAGCCCAGCATCCTCTCGCTGAAGTGCTCGATCCTGGAAGGCGCGGGACACGAGGTCACGGCCGCGCTCTCCGCCCACGACGCCGTCGAGCGGCTCGCTCGCGCCGCCTACGATCTGGTCATCACCGACTGGCGTCTGGGAAACGCCAGCGGCCAGGCGGTGGTGGAAGCCGCCAAGGCGCGCGCGCGCACGCCCGTCATCGTGGTCTCCGGCTTCCTGGCCGAGGCCGCCGCGGCCCAGCCTCGCGCCGATCTCTACCTGGAGAAGCCGCTGCCTCCGCAGCGCCTGGTGGAGGCGGTCAATCGCCTGCTGAAGCCGGACGGTGAGCCAGAAGGAGGGCGCGTGCGCGGGAAGGGGATCGGCTAG